One window from the genome of Elaeis guineensis isolate ETL-2024a chromosome 5, EG11, whole genome shotgun sequence encodes:
- the LOC105044389 gene encoding telomere repeat-binding protein 5 isoform X1, giving the protein MVLQKRLDYGSSGCQVAAMPHVPRSARGKRSVRKKVEDNRMGAFDLLATVAGRLLSERHNSLTPCNITGTSNPTAGKEIIKLEHFKDEKPFKAETFDQGSCDESTLGSDIVIQRQGGYASKEHSQTPNATRSSPASAIVKSEKKDSFAGESIISSTWAERGYSLGTNTIPKKCGTQRCIPGSMESYEYEGDGINTPLQAEWLISGKVIERNAPDMYSSEDPMDLDTKPPALISSDSSAEVPSCRDRVPYNSSVPKCGDGMEFSVYRDDDEHSSGCTHPSTVTTNACRAQHIGDRRVRKLLTSKYWKGDPTMSKDRQLANTDVEMKPIFRSRRMPCRRLRTQRSSFKRKKLFERCSISASDGGIFRDDITNPPAKSGIKLEASDSPATLRGANGASSSTTGEKSSYESGDYHVKFSIKSFKVPELFIELPENATVGSLKRTVLDAVTAFLGGGLRVGVLLQGKKVRDDSKTLRQANIARAEKLDNLGFTLEPNPRPATAPLTSPDDPHLLHPDDAPEPLARIAPEKPAPYQGASDATPQPVLTSAANGPESDRDSVHSPADAPSLDRTRALVPVPQMNVEALPVVPLRKSRRSEMVQRRIRRPFSVAEVEALVQAVEKLGTGRWRDVKLRAFDDAKHRTYVDLKDKWKTLVHTARISPQQRRGEPVPQELLDRVLSAHAYWSQQQAKLQVKPPAQTCLLF; this is encoded by the exons ATGGTGTTGCAGAAGAGGTTGGATTATGGATCTAGTGGCTGCCAGGTTGCTGCAATGCCACATGTTCCAAGATCAGCTAGG GGTAAGCGTTCTGTTAGAAAGAAGGTCGAGGACAATCGGATGGGTGCATTTGATTTGCTTGCCACTGTAGCAGGAAGGTTGCTATCAGAGAGACACAACTCCTTGACTCCATGTAACATAACTGGAACATCTAATCCTACTGCTGGAAAGGAGATTATTAAACTGGAACATTTTAAAGATGAGAAGCCATTCAAAGCTGAAACTTTTGATCAAGGAAGCTGTGATGAGAGTACTTTGGGTTCTGATATTGTTATTCAGAGACAGGGTGGCTATGCCTCAAAGGAGCATTCGCAAACTCCAAATGCAACTCGTTCATCGCCTGCTTCTGCCATTGTAAAGTCTGAAAAGAAGGACTCTTTTGCTGGGGAGTCAATTATTAGTAGTACATGGGCCGAACGTGGATATTCTCTTGGCACCAATACCATCCCCAAAAAATGTGGCACTCAGAGATGCATTCCTGGTTCTATGGAATCATATGAGTATGAAGGAGATGGAATTAATACTCCACTCCAAGCTGAATGGCTAATTTCTGGAAAAGTCATAGAGAGGAATGCTCCAGATATGTACAGTTCAGAGGATCCAATGGATTTGGATACTAAACCTCCTGCTTTGATTAGTTCCGACAGCAGTGCTGAAGTGCCTTCTTGCAGAGATCGTGTTCCTTATAACAGTTCTGTTCCCAAGTGTGGGGATGGAATGGAATTTTCTGTATATAGAGATGATGACGAACACTCCTCTGGGTGCACTCATCCTAGCACTGTTACTACTAATGCTTGTAGGGCACAACATATAGGAGACCGTAGGGTAAGGAAGCTTTTGACATCCAAGTACTGGAAAGGTGATCCAACTATGTCAAAGGATAGGCAGCTTGCCAATACTG ATGTAGAAATGAAGCCTATTTTCCGCAGCAGGAGAATGCCTTGCAGACGTCTTAGAACTCAAAGGAGTTCattcaagaggaagaagttgTTTGAGCGCTGCTCAATATCAGCATCTGATGGAGGGATATTTCGTGATGATATAACTAATCCACCTGCAAAGAGTGGCATCAAGTTAGAAGCAAGCGATTCACCTGCAACTTTGCGTGGAG CGAATGGTGCATCATCCTCTACAACTGGTGAAAAATCATCATATGAATCGGGAGATTACCATG TGAAATTTAGTATCAAGTCTTTCAAGGTGCCAGAACTTTTTATCGAGCTTCCTGAAAATGCCACTGTTGGGTCTTTGAAG CGGACGGTTCTGGACGCTGTGACTGCTTTTCTTGGAGGTGGACTGCGTGTTGGTGTTCTTCTCCAAGGAAAGAAGGTTAGAGATGACAGCAAAACCCTGCGCCAGGCTAATATTGCTCGTGCTGAAAAGCTGGACAATTTGGGCTTCACATTGGAGCCAAATCCCAGACCAGCGACAGCACCCCTGACCAGCCCTGACGATCCCCATCTTCTTCACCCTGATGATGCTCCGGAACCTTTAGCAAG GATCGCACCTGAAAAACCTGCACCATATCAAGGGGCATCTGATGCCACCCCACAGCCTGTACTAACCTCTGCAGCAAACGGCCCTGAGAGTGATCGCGATTCTGTTCACTCACCCGCCGATGCGCCTTCTCTGGACAGAACCCGAGCTTTAGTTCCAGTGCCGCAAATGAATGTCGAGGCCTTGCCTGTGGTTCCGCTTCGCAAGTCGAGGCGCTCTGAGATGGTCCAACGCCGCATCAGGAGACCCTTCTCAGTCGCTGAGGTGGAAGCACTTGTCCAGGCCGTCGAAAAGCTCGGGACCGGAAG ATGGCGGGATGTCAAGCTTCGGGCCTTCGACGACGCAAAGCACCGGACTTACGTTGATCTTAAG GACAAGTGGAAGACGCTGGTGCACACCGCCAGGATTTCCCCTCAGCAGAGGAGGGGGGAGCCGGTCCCCCAGGAATTGTTGGACCGGGTTCTGTCAGCCCACGCGTATTGGTCTCAGCAGCAAGCCAAGCTCCAGGTCAAACCGCCGGCACAAACTTGCCTGCTATTCTAA
- the LOC105044389 gene encoding telomere repeat-binding protein 5 isoform X2, whose translation MGAFDLLATVAGRLLSERHNSLTPCNITGTSNPTAGKEIIKLEHFKDEKPFKAETFDQGSCDESTLGSDIVIQRQGGYASKEHSQTPNATRSSPASAIVKSEKKDSFAGESIISSTWAERGYSLGTNTIPKKCGTQRCIPGSMESYEYEGDGINTPLQAEWLISGKVIERNAPDMYSSEDPMDLDTKPPALISSDSSAEVPSCRDRVPYNSSVPKCGDGMEFSVYRDDDEHSSGCTHPSTVTTNACRAQHIGDRRVRKLLTSKYWKGDPTMSKDRQLANTDVEMKPIFRSRRMPCRRLRTQRSSFKRKKLFERCSISASDGGIFRDDITNPPAKSGIKLEASDSPATLRGANGASSSTTGEKSSYESGDYHVKFSIKSFKVPELFIELPENATVGSLKRTVLDAVTAFLGGGLRVGVLLQGKKVRDDSKTLRQANIARAEKLDNLGFTLEPNPRPATAPLTSPDDPHLLHPDDAPEPLARIAPEKPAPYQGASDATPQPVLTSAANGPESDRDSVHSPADAPSLDRTRALVPVPQMNVEALPVVPLRKSRRSEMVQRRIRRPFSVAEVEALVQAVEKLGTGRWRDVKLRAFDDAKHRTYVDLKDKWKTLVHTARISPQQRRGEPVPQELLDRVLSAHAYWSQQQAKLQVKPPAQTCLLF comes from the exons ATGGGTGCATTTGATTTGCTTGCCACTGTAGCAGGAAGGTTGCTATCAGAGAGACACAACTCCTTGACTCCATGTAACATAACTGGAACATCTAATCCTACTGCTGGAAAGGAGATTATTAAACTGGAACATTTTAAAGATGAGAAGCCATTCAAAGCTGAAACTTTTGATCAAGGAAGCTGTGATGAGAGTACTTTGGGTTCTGATATTGTTATTCAGAGACAGGGTGGCTATGCCTCAAAGGAGCATTCGCAAACTCCAAATGCAACTCGTTCATCGCCTGCTTCTGCCATTGTAAAGTCTGAAAAGAAGGACTCTTTTGCTGGGGAGTCAATTATTAGTAGTACATGGGCCGAACGTGGATATTCTCTTGGCACCAATACCATCCCCAAAAAATGTGGCACTCAGAGATGCATTCCTGGTTCTATGGAATCATATGAGTATGAAGGAGATGGAATTAATACTCCACTCCAAGCTGAATGGCTAATTTCTGGAAAAGTCATAGAGAGGAATGCTCCAGATATGTACAGTTCAGAGGATCCAATGGATTTGGATACTAAACCTCCTGCTTTGATTAGTTCCGACAGCAGTGCTGAAGTGCCTTCTTGCAGAGATCGTGTTCCTTATAACAGTTCTGTTCCCAAGTGTGGGGATGGAATGGAATTTTCTGTATATAGAGATGATGACGAACACTCCTCTGGGTGCACTCATCCTAGCACTGTTACTACTAATGCTTGTAGGGCACAACATATAGGAGACCGTAGGGTAAGGAAGCTTTTGACATCCAAGTACTGGAAAGGTGATCCAACTATGTCAAAGGATAGGCAGCTTGCCAATACTG ATGTAGAAATGAAGCCTATTTTCCGCAGCAGGAGAATGCCTTGCAGACGTCTTAGAACTCAAAGGAGTTCattcaagaggaagaagttgTTTGAGCGCTGCTCAATATCAGCATCTGATGGAGGGATATTTCGTGATGATATAACTAATCCACCTGCAAAGAGTGGCATCAAGTTAGAAGCAAGCGATTCACCTGCAACTTTGCGTGGAG CGAATGGTGCATCATCCTCTACAACTGGTGAAAAATCATCATATGAATCGGGAGATTACCATG TGAAATTTAGTATCAAGTCTTTCAAGGTGCCAGAACTTTTTATCGAGCTTCCTGAAAATGCCACTGTTGGGTCTTTGAAG CGGACGGTTCTGGACGCTGTGACTGCTTTTCTTGGAGGTGGACTGCGTGTTGGTGTTCTTCTCCAAGGAAAGAAGGTTAGAGATGACAGCAAAACCCTGCGCCAGGCTAATATTGCTCGTGCTGAAAAGCTGGACAATTTGGGCTTCACATTGGAGCCAAATCCCAGACCAGCGACAGCACCCCTGACCAGCCCTGACGATCCCCATCTTCTTCACCCTGATGATGCTCCGGAACCTTTAGCAAG GATCGCACCTGAAAAACCTGCACCATATCAAGGGGCATCTGATGCCACCCCACAGCCTGTACTAACCTCTGCAGCAAACGGCCCTGAGAGTGATCGCGATTCTGTTCACTCACCCGCCGATGCGCCTTCTCTGGACAGAACCCGAGCTTTAGTTCCAGTGCCGCAAATGAATGTCGAGGCCTTGCCTGTGGTTCCGCTTCGCAAGTCGAGGCGCTCTGAGATGGTCCAACGCCGCATCAGGAGACCCTTCTCAGTCGCTGAGGTGGAAGCACTTGTCCAGGCCGTCGAAAAGCTCGGGACCGGAAG ATGGCGGGATGTCAAGCTTCGGGCCTTCGACGACGCAAAGCACCGGACTTACGTTGATCTTAAG GACAAGTGGAAGACGCTGGTGCACACCGCCAGGATTTCCCCTCAGCAGAGGAGGGGGGAGCCGGTCCCCCAGGAATTGTTGGACCGGGTTCTGTCAGCCCACGCGTATTGGTCTCAGCAGCAAGCCAAGCTCCAGGTCAAACCGCCGGCACAAACTTGCCTGCTATTCTAA